The following are encoded together in the Lathyrus oleraceus cultivar Zhongwan6 chromosome 3, CAAS_Psat_ZW6_1.0, whole genome shotgun sequence genome:
- the LOC127131229 gene encoding uncharacterized protein LOC127131229: MDFGRKKTQKYTFKSPKLEDLRRLGSLVVDTEAFNKRYGYLLSILKINMEDGLLHTLIQFYDPVQAPFYGLEEDPKDQDITKVIHLKMSEIRDHMTTKGKMLGLTAKFLMNKAHFNDFVAMDAIKIFLIRNPVPTLLADAYHSVHMKNSYGGGIITCCMPMLYKWFISHLPRSHAFWDLKVGLLWSQKIISLTHSDIVWYSRDYDGVSIIDSCVGFSNVPLLGTKGGIGYNPILARRQLGYPMRDKPKNIHLKGLFCKEYEDYKALKEKIVHTWCHVHKLEKKVLGKTNYVSLEPFLKWVQDRAINLKMPYPRQEPLLLADKEPTYIFMTDAEKLNISLTKAQRERDAWKNK; the protein is encoded by the exons ATGGATTTTGGAAGGAAAAAGACTCAAAAGTACACTTTCAAGAGTCCTAAGTTAGAAGACCTAAGGAGATTGGGATCTTTGGTTGTTGACACAGAGGCTTTCAACAAAAGATATGGATATTTGCTCTCAATTTTGAAGATCAACATGGAAGATGGACTTCTTCATACTTTGATTCAGTTTTATGATCCCGT TCAAGCTCCATTTTATGGTTTGGAGGAAGATCCCAAAGATCAAGACATTACAAAGGTTATTCACTTGaaaatgtcagagatcagggATCACATGACCACAAAAGGAAAAATGCTTGGTTTGACAGCTAAGTTTCTAATGAACAAAGCTCA TTTTAATGACTTTGTTGCCATGGATGCCATCAAGATCTTCTTAATAAGAAATCCAGTTCCTACTTTGCTTGCCGATGCCTATCATTCTGTTCATATGAAGAATTCTTATGGCGGAGGAATAATTACATGTTGCATGCCTatgctgtacaagtggtttatttctcacttacctaGGTCTCATGCTTTTTGGGATCTTAAGGTTGGTCTTTTGTGGTCACAGAAGATTATTTCGCTCACACATTCAGATATTGTTTGGTATAGTCGTGACTATGATGGAGTTAGTATCATTGATAGTTGTGTAGGATTttctaatgtacctcttcttggtacaaaagGAGGCATCGGTTACAACCCAATCCTAGCTCGTCGTCAACTCGGTTATCCAATGAGAGATAAGCCAAAGAATATTCACTTGAAGGGTTTGTTCTGTAAGGAATATGAAGATTACAAAGCGCTCAAAGAGAAGATTGTGCACACTTGGTGCCATGTTCATAAGCTAGAAAAGAAAGTTTTAGGGAAGACAAATTATGTCTCTTTAGAACCTTTCCTTAAATGGGTGCAAGATAGGGCCATCAACTTGAAAATGCCTTATCCTCGCCAAGAGCCTTTACTTTTAGCTGACAAAGAACCTACCTATATCTTCATGACTGATGCTGAGAAGTTGAATATTTCTTTGACCAAAGCGCAGCGAGAAAGGGACGCTTGGAAGAACAAGTAG
- the LOC127131230 gene encoding uncharacterized protein LOC127131230, producing MAEQEQEIERVNEELTDLRGNIGQIMEMLQIVNPVINPQPAVTTPATWPPFGIPNGFMPPPQGQSTQHTVSLTTEVNQVIPTAMHTRVQPYFDDHQQVYDIPNMSEEGYERHEKLRENVETIEKRLRAMEGDQILGVASREMCLVSGLVIPAKFKTPNLDQYEGVTCPKSHLIMYYRKMEAYMDNDKLMIHYFQDSLKGASSKWYLTLDQTLIRCFQDLSDAFIKQYKYNMDLAPDRRQLLSMSQKDSESFKEYA from the exons ATGGCCGAGCAAGAGCAAGAGATAGAAAGAGTCAATGAAGAGCTTACAGATCTACGTGGGAATATAGGTCAAATCATGGAGATGTTGCAA ATCGTCAATCCGGTGATTAATCCTCAACCTGCAGTTACTACTCCAGCAACTTGGCCTCCCTTTGGTATTCCTAATGGTTTTATGCCTCCTCCTCAAGGACAATCCACTCAGCATACAGTTTCACTAACTACTGAAGTTAATCAAGTGATTCCCACTGCCATGCACACTCGAGTTCAACCATACTTCGATGATCATCAACAAGTGTATGATATACCTAATATGTCTGAAGAAGGTTATGAAAGAcatgaaaagttgagagaaaatgTTGAAACTATTGAGAAAAGGCTGAGAGCAATGGAAGGTGATCAGATCTTAGGTGTTGCTTCCAGAGAAATGTGCCTTGTATCTGGATTGGTAATCCCTGCAAAATTCAAGACACCCAACCTTGATCAATATGAAGGAGTTACTTGTCCTAAAAGTCATCTTATCATGTACTATAGAAAGATGGAAGCTTACATGGACAATGACAAACTCAtgatccactatttccaagacagtttgaaAGGTGCCTCTTCCAAATGGTACTTGACCCTTGATCAGACTCTCATCCGTTGTTTCCAAGATTTGTCTGATGCTTTCATTaaacaatacaagtacaacatggatcTAGCTCCTGATAGAAGGCAATTGTTGAGCATGTCTCAAAAAGATTCTGAATCCTTTAAAGAATATGCATAA